A genome region from Waddliaceae bacterium includes the following:
- a CDS encoding RNA methyltransferase → MTLVITSPQNPVVKRLVKLRDDSSYREEENSAIVVGRKMVSEAQNHTTLKTVIILDEGDIPSNIKCDNIIMVTPEIMKKVSGVKNPEPIIAEVVITTMPITDDMRFFVVLENISDPGNMGTLIRTALALGWDAVIIIGDSVDVYNDKALRAAKGATFRIPIVKLSLEDLKKLLENKDVPLYIADMAGDDISSIENRDSAALLLGSEAHGASVKAKDAGTLVSIPMSGDIESLNVAAAGSILMYIMKK, encoded by the coding sequence ATGACTTTAGTGATAACAAGCCCACAAAACCCCGTTGTCAAGCGCCTTGTAAAGTTGCGCGACGATAGTTCATATCGCGAAGAAGAGAATAGCGCTATAGTTGTTGGCAGGAAAATGGTATCAGAGGCACAAAATCACACAACGCTGAAGACAGTGATTATCCTTGATGAAGGGGATATCCCTTCTAACATAAAATGTGACAATATTATAATGGTGACGCCGGAGATAATGAAGAAGGTGTCGGGTGTAAAAAACCCAGAACCTATTATTGCTGAGGTCGTAATAACGACGATGCCGATAACCGACGATATGCGGTTCTTCGTCGTCCTTGAAAACATCTCCGATCCTGGGAATATGGGTACGTTGATACGTACTGCGCTAGCATTAGGATGGGATGCTGTAATCATCATCGGCGACAGCGTCGATGTTTATAATGACAAGGCTTTACGTGCCGCTAAAGGAGCGACGTTCCGCATTCCTATTGTAAAGCTGTCATTGGAAGATCTTAAAAAGCTCCTCGAAAATAAAGACGTTCCGCTTTACATTGCCGACATGGCCGGCGACGACATTTCTTCTATAGAAAACCGCGATTCTGCGGCTTTACTTCTTGGAAGCGAAGCCCATGGCGCTTCGGTTAAGGCAAAAGACGCAGGAACGCTTGTATCTATACCAATGTCTGGAGACATTGAGTCGCTAAACGTCGCCGCTGCAGGAAGTATTTTGATGTATATAATGAAAAAATAG
- the rsgA gene encoding ribosome small subunit-dependent GTPase A, with translation MKKDCNDHISEEDYFHGARRAARKERNRIVQSDRSKYKKSDLDKAAKNKEVIEIKHSHRGRVLSISSQGILVDSEGIQYMCSLRGALKKEKTRQKRLITVGDFVHFDVTGDEGAIGHIEERRSVLSRADNLARTKEQYIAANIDQVLITISVVNPTLKPSLVDRYIISSEKGNMLPIVVVNKTDLINEATAEEREQYDIFRREYSKAGATIVAVSAVTGEGLDALRSLMKNKASVFAGQSGVGKSSLINAVTGLDLTVGEVVDKTRKGSHTTTQSHLIPLECGGWCVDTPGIKSFGMWELHREEIAGYFPDIEEIRGHCKFQDCMHISEPDCAVIKAVEDGDLSSMRYDSYLSLIDEADEEHHRR, from the coding sequence ATGAAAAAAGATTGTAACGACCATATTTCTGAAGAAGATTATTTCCACGGGGCGCGAAGGGCTGCGCGCAAGGAGCGCAACCGCATCGTACAATCCGACAGGTCAAAATATAAGAAGTCCGACCTCGATAAAGCCGCCAAAAACAAAGAAGTCATAGAGATAAAACATTCGCATCGTGGTAGGGTGCTGTCGATATCGTCGCAGGGGATCCTTGTCGACAGCGAAGGAATACAGTATATGTGCTCGCTTCGTGGCGCTTTGAAGAAAGAAAAGACGCGGCAGAAGAGGCTCATCACCGTCGGAGACTTCGTTCATTTCGACGTTACTGGCGATGAAGGAGCAATAGGACATATCGAGGAAAGGCGTTCTGTGTTATCGCGCGCCGACAACCTCGCAAGAACAAAAGAACAGTATATCGCTGCAAATATCGACCAGGTACTTATCACTATTTCTGTCGTTAATCCCACCCTTAAACCTTCGCTAGTCGACAGGTATATCATCTCGTCGGAAAAAGGAAATATGCTTCCTATTGTTGTCGTCAATAAAACAGACCTTATTAACGAAGCTACCGCAGAAGAACGCGAGCAGTATGATATATTCAGGAGAGAATATTCCAAGGCAGGAGCAACAATTGTTGCTGTCAGTGCTGTCACAGGCGAAGGTCTCGATGCCCTGCGTTCTTTGATGAAAAACAAAGCTTCAGTATTCGCCGGGCAGTCGGGCGTGGGAAAGTCTTCGCTGATAAACGCAGTAACGGGCCTAGACCTTACTGTCGGTGAGGTTGTCGACAAGACAAGAAAAGGCTCGCACACGACGACGCAGTCGCATTTGATACCTTTAGAGTGCGGAGGGTGGTGTGTCGACACTCCCGGAATAAAAAGCTTCGGTATGTGGGAGCTTCACCGTGAAGAGATAGCAGGGTATTTCCCTGATATTGAAGAAATAAGAGGGCATTGTAAATTCCAAGACTGTATGCATATTTCCGAGCCCGATTGCGCCGTAATAAAAGCCGTCGAAGACGGCGATCTTTCGTCGATGCGCTACGATTCATACCTAAGCCTCATCGATGAAGCCGATGAAGAACATCACCGACGGTAG